Proteins from one Mucilaginibacter jinjuensis genomic window:
- a CDS encoding DUF1800 domain-containing protein: MNNARQIKHLYSRAGFGIRFKELHDHESASIRKKVKELFKNSEADQHITVVTENIDLRPKTNDPEVKKKNQEDRNQQDKDLNVAWLKQMASSDAQLRERMTLFWHNHFACNINNAYHQQQLNNIERTYALGNFKTLLTAVSQSPAMLQFLNNQQNVKGHPNENFARELMELFTLGIGHYTEQDIKESARSFTGWHFDGKTSQYTFVPRIHDDGQKTFMGKTANFCGEDIIDIILSNKQTAVFICTKLYRYLVNDAPDQTNINQMADVFYQANYEIKPLLEYVFLSDWFYDDKNIGVIIKSPAQLLVSLTRQFYIDYHNPDVLLQFQRTLGQVLFKPPNVAGWPGGRAWIDSSSLMYRIKIASTLLNAGVIDFTGKATPEDEAFLAATHKQQFNVIKRTQAVPDWGRFLQDIPLDMPRIQVAEFMLEPKLNQAVIDEVNQAPDIKSMVIQIASTPEYQLC, translated from the coding sequence ATGAATAATGCAAGGCAAATAAAACATCTGTATTCGAGAGCTGGTTTTGGTATCAGGTTTAAGGAGCTGCATGACCATGAGAGTGCTTCGATTAGAAAGAAAGTTAAAGAGCTTTTCAAAAACTCGGAAGCCGATCAGCATATTACAGTTGTAACCGAAAATATAGACCTCCGCCCCAAGACTAATGATCCTGAAGTAAAGAAGAAAAATCAGGAAGATCGCAACCAACAGGATAAAGACCTTAATGTAGCTTGGCTGAAACAAATGGCCAGTTCAGATGCCCAGCTACGCGAACGGATGACGTTGTTTTGGCATAACCATTTTGCCTGCAACATTAATAATGCCTACCATCAGCAACAGCTTAATAATATAGAGCGCACTTATGCGCTCGGCAATTTCAAAACATTGCTAACGGCGGTTTCACAATCGCCGGCTATGCTTCAATTTTTAAACAACCAGCAAAATGTAAAGGGGCACCCAAATGAGAACTTTGCGCGTGAGTTGATGGAGTTGTTTACCCTGGGCATTGGCCATTATACCGAGCAGGATATTAAAGAATCGGCCCGGTCGTTTACGGGCTGGCACTTTGATGGTAAAACATCACAATACACCTTTGTGCCACGTATCCATGATGATGGCCAGAAAACCTTTATGGGTAAAACAGCCAACTTTTGCGGCGAGGATATTATAGATATTATACTCAGCAATAAACAAACTGCCGTATTTATTTGCACCAAGCTATATCGTTACCTGGTTAATGACGCGCCAGATCAAACGAACATAAACCAGATGGCCGATGTGTTTTACCAGGCCAACTACGAAATAAAACCTTTGCTTGAATATGTTTTTCTTTCCGATTGGTTTTACGACGATAAGAACATTGGTGTAATTATAAAATCGCCTGCACAATTGCTGGTTTCGCTAACGCGACAGTTTTATATCGATTACCATAATCCCGATGTATTACTACAATTTCAACGTACCCTGGGTCAGGTACTATTTAAACCACCCAATGTGGCAGGCTGGCCGGGCGGTAGGGCATGGATTGATAGTTCATCATTAATGTATCGTATTAAAATAGCATCGACTTTGTTAAATGCGGGTGTTATTGACTTTACAGGTAAAGCTACGCCTGAAGATGAAGCCTTTTTAGCCGCTACACATAAACAACAGTTTAACGTAATTAAACGTACCCAGGCCGTGCCCGATTGGGGGCGGTTTTTGCAGGATATTCCGCTGGATATGCCCCGGATACAGGTGGCTGAGTTTATGCTGGAGCCTAAACTTAACCAAGCTGTAATTGATGAGGTAAACCAGGCGCCTGATATTAAATCGATGGTGATACAGATAGCATCTACACCCGAGTACCAACTTTGCTAA
- the aat gene encoding leucyl/phenylalanyl-tRNA--protein transferase, with the protein MIFGLDERLIFPDPSLAEDDGLLAVGGDLSADRLLLAYQNGIFPWYSDDTPILWYSPHQRFVLFPQELKISKSMRQVLRSGRFRVTVNKAFPSVIKACAAAPREGQDGTWITNEMQEAYINLNRLGHAHSFEVWENDTLVGGLYGVAVGHVFCGESMFSHVSNASKTALIYLCQNNPYTLIDCQVPTEHLTSMGARLIDRSEYLEILKS; encoded by the coding sequence ATGATTTTCGGGCTCGATGAACGCTTAATATTTCCAGATCCATCACTTGCAGAAGATGATGGGCTATTAGCCGTAGGAGGCGATCTTTCTGCAGATCGCCTTCTGCTTGCTTATCAAAACGGCATCTTCCCCTGGTATAGCGATGATACACCCATTCTTTGGTACTCACCCCACCAACGATTCGTGCTTTTTCCGCAGGAACTCAAGATCTCTAAAAGCATGCGGCAGGTACTCCGTTCGGGCAGGTTCAGGGTAACTGTAAACAAGGCATTCCCTTCTGTTATTAAAGCCTGCGCGGCCGCCCCGCGCGAAGGGCAGGATGGCACATGGATAACCAATGAAATGCAGGAGGCTTACATCAATCTAAACCGCCTCGGCCACGCACATTCTTTCGAGGTTTGGGAAAACGATACTTTAGTTGGCGGCTTGTACGGCGTAGCCGTTGGCCATGTTTTTTGTGGCGAAAGCATGTTTAGCCATGTGAGCAATGCCTCTAAAACAGCGCTTATCTATCTCTGTCAAAATAACCCCTACACATTGATAGACTGCCAGGTACCTACCGAACATTTAACATCAATGGGCGCCCGCCTTATTGACCGCTCTGAATACCTTGAGATCTTAAAATCTTAA
- a CDS encoding S41 family peptidase, translated as MKQTASVIFRTVVILLAGITIGLLINNQGFVARQVAGNHKIDSALLIIKRHYVDTVNTDTIETKAISSVLEELDPHSVYLRRQQAQSVNERLEGRFNGIGIEYVLLRDTMFISQVYPGSPAGKAGIVNGDRVITINFKKASGVKLGTDSINKLIRGTAGNKVEMSVKHLLSDKIQRYMLMRGHVPLSSLDAAYPLTKQAGYIKLSKFSTTTDSDFRVSLTELQKKGVKKLIVDLRGNRGGYLDAATALADEFLIKDQLIVYTQGAHEQRVNYYSSNSGLFQEGKVAVLIDEYSASASEIVAGALQDLDRAVIVGRRSYGKGLVQQQFPFADGSALNLTVARYYTPSGRSIQKSYKNGIDDYRKDISNRQQKGELTSAQSNLTDSAFRSHVYYTHSGRKVYGGGGIMPDVFVPEDTIANVRLIGELANKQLFTAYVIDRMQPDLVKQTNQQDFINQFNITDNRLYDFIIYASRTLKEMDSQEIRLAKPHLKLYIKAFAARFKWGDNAYFEVLNQDEDGIKKALTAIN; from the coding sequence ATGAAACAAACAGCATCTGTAATTTTCAGAACGGTTGTTATACTTCTTGCCGGCATCACAATAGGTTTGCTGATTAATAATCAGGGATTTGTAGCCCGGCAGGTTGCCGGTAACCACAAAATAGATAGCGCATTGCTGATCATCAAACGGCATTATGTGGATACCGTTAATACCGATACGATAGAAACCAAAGCCATCAGCAGTGTGCTGGAAGAGCTCGACCCGCATTCTGTATATCTGCGCAGGCAACAGGCCCAATCTGTTAACGAGCGCCTGGAGGGCCGTTTTAACGGCATTGGCATTGAGTACGTTTTGCTGCGCGATACTATGTTTATATCGCAGGTTTACCCCGGCAGCCCGGCGGGTAAGGCTGGTATAGTTAACGGCGACCGCGTAATTACCATTAACTTCAAAAAAGCATCGGGCGTTAAACTGGGTACTGATAGCATTAATAAATTAATAAGAGGCACGGCGGGGAACAAGGTAGAAATGAGTGTAAAACACTTGTTAAGCGATAAAATACAGCGTTATATGCTGATGCGCGGACATGTGCCTTTAAGTAGCTTAGACGCTGCTTACCCGCTTACCAAACAAGCTGGATATATTAAACTCAGCAAGTTTTCTACTACCACAGATAGTGATTTCAGAGTTTCGCTTACCGAACTGCAGAAAAAGGGTGTAAAAAAACTAATTGTTGATTTGCGAGGTAACCGAGGTGGCTACCTTGATGCCGCAACCGCATTGGCCGATGAATTTTTAATTAAAGATCAGCTGATTGTTTACACGCAGGGCGCGCACGAGCAAAGGGTTAATTATTACTCTAGCAACTCGGGCTTGTTTCAAGAGGGTAAGGTTGCGGTGCTGATTGATGAATACTCAGCATCTGCAAGCGAAATTGTGGCTGGCGCATTGCAGGATCTGGACCGTGCTGTAATTGTAGGCCGCCGCTCGTATGGTAAAGGCTTGGTGCAGCAGCAATTCCCGTTTGCTGATGGCTCTGCGCTTAACTTAACAGTGGCGCGATACTACACACCATCTGGCCGCAGTATCCAAAAATCATACAAAAATGGCATTGATGATTACCGGAAAGATATAAGTAACCGCCAGCAAAAGGGCGAGTTAACATCGGCACAAAGTAATTTAACCGACAGTGCCTTTCGGTCGCATGTATACTATACGCATTCGGGTCGCAAGGTATACGGCGGCGGCGGTATTATGCCCGATGTTTTTGTACCCGAAGATACAATTGCCAACGTGCGATTAATAGGAGAGCTGGCCAACAAGCAACTGTTTACCGCCTATGTGATAGATAGGATGCAGCCCGATTTAGTTAAGCAGACTAACCAGCAGGATTTTATTAATCAATTTAATATAACCGATAACCGTTTGTATGATTTTATCATCTACGCTTCGAGAACGCTGAAAGAAATGGATTCGCAGGAGATAAGGCTGGCGAAGCCGCATCTCAAATTATACATCAAAGCTTTTGCTGCGCGGTTTAAATGGGGCGATAATGCCTACTTTGAAGTGCTGAACCAGGATGAGGATGGGATTAAAAAGGCACTAACGGCCATAAATTAA